The following proteins come from a genomic window of Rhodohalobacter sp. 614A:
- a CDS encoding ABC transporter permease: MLQIILYNLDIAIEAIKRNKLRSLLTSLGIVFGVASVIAMLAIGNGAQQEILANMQLLGTNNVIIQPVVEQREGEVNEDAENVASQRRFTPGLTIDDIYSIKEQIPHVAAVSPEIIFDTQFIRAGQMRTGKLVGINGEYFGINNFNIISGADFTASHFREAMPVAIIGYGVRTRFFAGEDPIGKTIKAGNVWFTVVGVLEERKLTSNQIENLGIRDYNMDIYVPAESVLLRYRNRALVTNRDVQQAEAESNNNNASGDQQNQNGINYHQLDRAIVQVTDNMFSVTIAEIISRMLKRRHNEVVDFEIIVPELLLQQEQRTKRIFNVVLASIASISLIVGGIGIMNIMLASVVERYREIGVRRAVGAKRHDIQLQFLTEALTISVAGGFVGVILGMSLSHLIQVTADITSIVTLSSIAISFGVATGIGIIFGYYPAKRAARQEPVTALRHE, encoded by the coding sequence ATGTTACAAATCATCCTATATAACCTGGATATTGCCATTGAAGCTATCAAGCGGAATAAACTTCGTTCGCTACTAACTTCATTGGGGATCGTTTTTGGAGTGGCGTCGGTCATTGCTATGCTGGCGATTGGAAATGGTGCGCAGCAGGAAATTTTGGCAAATATGCAACTTCTGGGAACCAATAATGTCATCATTCAACCGGTGGTGGAACAGCGTGAAGGAGAGGTGAATGAAGATGCTGAAAATGTTGCCTCACAAAGAAGGTTTACACCGGGTCTGACGATCGATGACATTTATAGCATCAAAGAACAGATTCCACATGTAGCAGCGGTTTCTCCTGAAATTATTTTTGATACCCAGTTTATACGAGCCGGGCAAATGAGAACCGGAAAGCTCGTGGGAATCAACGGTGAATATTTTGGCATCAATAATTTCAACATTATTTCCGGGGCAGATTTTACAGCCTCGCATTTTCGGGAAGCCATGCCGGTAGCTATTATCGGCTATGGAGTGAGAACACGTTTTTTTGCCGGTGAAGATCCCATCGGAAAAACCATAAAAGCGGGGAATGTGTGGTTTACAGTGGTTGGAGTTTTGGAGGAAAGAAAACTGACATCCAACCAGATTGAAAACCTGGGTATTCGGGATTATAACATGGATATTTACGTTCCCGCGGAAAGTGTTTTGCTGAGATATCGAAATCGTGCATTGGTCACAAACCGGGATGTGCAGCAGGCAGAAGCCGAATCCAATAACAACAATGCAAGTGGTGACCAACAAAATCAGAATGGAATCAATTATCACCAGCTGGACCGGGCTATTGTTCAGGTAACCGATAATATGTTTAGTGTAACCATAGCCGAGATAATTTCAAGGATGTTGAAACGCCGCCATAATGAAGTGGTTGATTTTGAAATCATCGTACCTGAACTGTTGCTGCAACAAGAACAAAGAACCAAGCGAATTTTTAATGTAGTTCTCGCCTCCATTGCTTCTATTTCGTTGATTGTTGGAGGAATAGGAATTATGAATATTATGCTGGCTTCTGTAGTCGAGCGTTACAGAGAAATCGGGGTTCGAAGAGCGGTTGGAGCCAAACGCCACGATATCCAGTTGCAATTTCTGACGGAAGCTTTAACCATCAGCGTAGCCGGCGGATTTGTGGGTGTTATCCTCGGCATGTCACTCAGTCATTTGATTCAGGTCACGGCGGATATCACTTCGATTGTAACTCTGAGTTCAATTGCCATTTCGTTTGGAGTGGCAACAGGTATTGGAATCATTTTTGGATACTATCCGGCCAAAAGAGCGGCCCGGCAGGAACCGGTAACTGCTTTGCGGCACGAATAA
- a CDS encoding TolC family protein: MCRRFLLFILCLLFTFTIVYETKAQQMDADPLNTQEVTLQEAINQAKVSSPLARSARYRLIANQWRYRSFRADLLPGLTLSGNAPNYRRAFRENLNPDGSTSLIYTQQSNATVGVTVDQPLMYTGGNLSVSSGITRLGIFADENTYLWSSTPLVIGYSQPLFQYNDLKWRNRIEPLRLRMAQKRYDESVEELSLTVTQRYFDVLLAKINMDIAEFNVAVNDSIYNISTGRYNMGNIAENDLLQSELQLRNAESALTEAAINYDQQLNNFRLLLGLEANAPIDVQVPDTIPNFSVDGQLALEMARRNNSTSLDYQMQTLEANRTYDMAVKESSFSATIRADFGLNQTSEDFSNLYEDPRNQQFVTLNFQIPIFNWGKQRAEVNFARNTQRQVADDIAYEQAQFDLQVQNIVAEFRQLRNQVMLAELSRDIGDRRYEVARNRYRIGQIDITNLFIAQNERDAAQRGYIQAIRNYWISVYNLRRLTLYDFEADVLINHEL; this comes from the coding sequence ATGTGCAGAAGATTTCTCCTGTTTATTCTCTGCTTGCTATTCACATTCACCATCGTTTATGAGACGAAAGCTCAGCAGATGGATGCTGACCCACTCAATACTCAAGAGGTTACTCTCCAGGAAGCTATTAACCAGGCAAAGGTGTCAAGTCCGCTTGCACGTTCTGCGCGTTACAGGTTGATTGCAAATCAATGGCGTTACCGATCTTTTCGGGCAGATTTGCTTCCGGGATTAACGTTGTCGGGCAATGCTCCCAATTACCGGCGTGCTTTTCGTGAAAATTTGAATCCGGACGGTTCTACCTCGTTGATTTATACCCAGCAATCGAACGCAACGGTGGGGGTTACGGTAGACCAACCGCTCATGTATACCGGTGGAAATTTATCGGTTTCTTCCGGCATCACCCGGTTGGGAATTTTTGCTGATGAAAATACCTATTTATGGAGTTCTACGCCGTTGGTGATCGGGTACAGTCAGCCGCTGTTTCAATACAATGATTTGAAATGGAGAAACCGGATTGAACCGCTGCGTCTCCGAATGGCTCAAAAAAGATACGATGAATCTGTGGAGGAACTCTCGTTAACCGTTACACAGCGGTATTTTGATGTGCTTCTGGCAAAGATAAACATGGATATTGCCGAGTTTAATGTTGCCGTAAATGATTCTATCTACAACATTTCCACAGGCCGCTACAACATGGGAAATATTGCGGAAAACGATCTTCTTCAATCCGAACTGCAACTTCGAAATGCCGAGTCAGCACTGACTGAAGCCGCGATTAATTATGATCAACAGCTTAATAATTTTCGTTTGTTGTTGGGATTGGAGGCCAATGCACCGATTGATGTACAAGTTCCCGATACGATCCCCAATTTTTCTGTGGATGGGCAACTGGCCCTGGAAATGGCACGGCGGAATAACAGCACCTCTCTCGATTATCAAATGCAGACCTTGGAAGCCAACAGAACATATGACATGGCGGTGAAGGAGAGTTCATTTTCAGCCACGATCCGTGCAGATTTTGGATTGAACCAAACGTCAGAAGATTTCTCAAATCTCTATGAAGATCCGAGAAATCAGCAGTTTGTTACCCTTAATTTCCAGATTCCGATTTTTAACTGGGGCAAACAGCGTGCAGAGGTAAACTTTGCCCGGAATACACAAAGGCAGGTGGCGGATGATATTGCTTACGAACAAGCTCAATTTGACCTGCAGGTGCAAAATATAGTGGCCGAATTCCGGCAGTTGAGGAACCAGGTTATGCTGGCCGAACTCTCCAGAGATATTGGTGATCGGCGGTACGAAGTGGCCAGAAATCGTTACCGGATCGGACAGATCGATATTACAAATCTTTTCATTGCTCAAAACGAACGGGATGCCGCTCAAAGAGGGTACATTCAGGCAATTCGAAATTACTGGATTAGCGTTTACAATCTCAGAAGGTTGACCCTCTATGATTTTGAAGCCGATGTTCTTATTAATCATGAGTTATAA
- a CDS encoding sterol desaturase family protein produces MESVIAFFEDVPTTFRAGILIGGIFLFWVIEGVFPLFEFKYRKVRHAAINGILTAFFVVIGLGFASLLLGASEYVTANNFGLLNWISMPVWLQCIVGVMLLDFFGAYLIHWIEHKVKWLWKFHLVHHTDTTVDVTTGLRHHPGEAIFRMLFTILGVIVVGAPIWIVFLYQSISALFAHITHANINMPKKVDRTLSYVFITPLMHKVHHHYTQPLTDTNYGNIFAVWDRLFGTFAEVEDTSELKYGIDTHMDPEEHDRIGNLLKIPFQKYRPPVGSKFNIKRGEELDESE; encoded by the coding sequence ATGGAATCCGTTATTGCATTTTTTGAGGATGTCCCCACCACATTCCGTGCCGGAATTTTGATTGGCGGGATCTTTCTTTTTTGGGTAATTGAAGGCGTTTTTCCACTGTTTGAATTCAAATATCGAAAAGTTCGCCATGCTGCAATTAATGGAATTCTGACGGCATTTTTTGTAGTAATTGGATTGGGTTTTGCCAGCTTACTTTTGGGAGCTTCGGAATATGTTACAGCCAACAATTTTGGCCTTTTGAATTGGATTTCCATGCCGGTTTGGCTGCAATGTATTGTAGGAGTGATGCTCCTCGATTTTTTTGGTGCTTACCTCATCCACTGGATTGAACACAAAGTGAAATGGCTGTGGAAATTTCATTTGGTTCATCATACCGATACAACTGTTGATGTAACCACGGGGCTTCGCCACCATCCCGGAGAAGCTATTTTCAGAATGTTATTTACCATTTTGGGAGTGATTGTAGTCGGCGCTCCCATCTGGATTGTTTTCCTTTATCAAAGCATTTCGGCACTTTTTGCGCATATCACACACGCCAATATTAACATGCCGAAAAAAGTGGACCGGACGTTGTCTTATGTATTCATCACACCCCTGATGCATAAGGTTCATCACCACTATACACAGCCTTTAACCGATACCAATTACGGAAATATTTTTGCCGTTTGGGACCGCCTGTTTGGAACCTTCGCCGAGGTAGAAGACACGAGTGAGCTGAAATATGGAATCGATACCCATATGGATCCGGAAGAACATGACCGAATCGGGAATTTGCTGAAAATTCCATTTCAAAAATACAGACCACCGGTAGGCTCAAAATTTAATATCAAGCGGGGAGAAGAGTTGGATGAGTCGGAGTGA